Proteins co-encoded in one Gimesia sp. genomic window:
- a CDS encoding flagellar motor protein MotB yields the protein MEDDGPPGVPEWVVTYGDMMSLLLTFFIMLVSLSEIVNDEKFRSILESIQSYTGYRTGPISPPGKYFPMNSMIEQMSMLGAFTDSKARGRGGIKTKALEGKDVRIYRFREGVPVPVGETLYYGQTQVDLDEERKGKLDEMIPELAGKPNKIELRAHTSVKPLPQDGHYNDKLVLTYQRGREAMLYLIQKGIEAKRIRITAAADYEPPLQIGDEKTQQMDRLDVLLLDAFVDDYVGPRK from the coding sequence ATGGAAGACGATGGTCCACCGGGAGTCCCCGAATGGGTGGTGACTTACGGTGACATGATGTCGCTGCTGCTGACGTTCTTCATCATGCTGGTTTCACTCAGTGAAATCGTGAATGATGAAAAATTCCGGTCGATCCTGGAGTCGATTCAGTCTTACACGGGTTATCGTACCGGCCCCATTTCCCCTCCCGGAAAATATTTTCCGATGAACTCGATGATCGAGCAGATGAGTATGCTGGGGGCGTTTACCGACAGCAAGGCGCGGGGACGCGGGGGGATTAAGACGAAGGCCCTCGAAGGCAAGGATGTGCGTATCTATCGCTTCCGGGAAGGAGTACCGGTTCCGGTCGGGGAGACCCTGTATTACGGTCAGACCCAGGTAGACCTTGACGAGGAACGTAAAGGGAAGCTGGACGAGATGATTCCGGAGCTGGCGGGCAAGCCGAACAAGATTGAGCTGCGGGCTCATACGTCCGTGAAACCTTTGCCTCAGGATGGCCATTACAATGATAAACTGGTACTGACTTACCAGCGGGGGCGAGAGGCCATGCTCTATCTGATCCAGAAAGGAATCGAGGCGAAGCGGATTCGCATTACCGCTGCCGCCGATTACGAGCCTCCCCTGCAGATCGGGGATGAGAAAACGCAGCAGATGGACCGTCTGGATGTGCTGCTGCTGGATGCGTTTGTCGATGACTACGTCGGCCCCCGCAAATAG
- the guaB gene encoding IMP dehydrogenase: protein MQDRIICQGITFDDVLLQPAYSEVMPSEVSVASQLTRNIPLNVPIISSPMDTVTESDMAIGMAQEGGIGVIHKNMTAEQQAMQVDLVKRSEHGVIVDPVTLPPEVTVAEAAEIMKRRNIGGVPVTQNGRLVGILTSRDLRFLDSPDTQISEVMTKEKLVTAAEDTTLEVAQRILLENKVEKLLLVDENYQLKGLITIKDIDKTMQFPLASKDSRGRLRVGAAVGVRDYDRAALLIEKGVDLLVVDSAHGHSGNVVQTVREIKKRWDIDVVAGNVATEQGARDLADAGADAVKVGIGPGSICTTRIISGVGVPQLTAISNAAKALEGTGIPVIADGGIRYSGDIAKALAAGAHTVMLGGLLAGLDESPGELILYQGRSFKRYRGMGSMGAMVKGSSERYRQSSVTQDGKDSAKKLVPEGVEGRVPYKGPLQNLLYQLVGGLRAGMGYLGVHSVAEMRTEAKFIQVSAATVRENHPHDIAVTQEAPNYTAEHSPME from the coding sequence ATGCAAGACCGCATTATCTGTCAGGGAATTACTTTCGACGATGTTCTGCTGCAACCAGCTTACAGCGAAGTCATGCCTTCGGAAGTCAGTGTTGCCAGCCAGCTTACTCGAAATATCCCTCTCAATGTTCCGATTATCAGCAGCCCCATGGACACCGTGACTGAGAGCGATATGGCGATCGGCATGGCCCAGGAGGGGGGCATCGGGGTCATCCACAAAAACATGACAGCGGAACAGCAGGCAATGCAGGTGGACCTGGTAAAACGGAGCGAACACGGTGTGATTGTGGACCCGGTCACACTGCCTCCCGAGGTTACAGTGGCAGAAGCTGCCGAAATCATGAAGCGGAGAAACATCGGCGGGGTCCCCGTGACACAAAATGGGAGGCTTGTGGGGATTTTGACGAGCCGTGACCTGCGGTTTCTCGATTCTCCCGACACCCAGATATCTGAAGTCATGACGAAAGAAAAACTTGTGACGGCTGCGGAAGATACAACGCTTGAAGTGGCTCAGCGGATATTATTGGAAAATAAGGTCGAGAAACTTCTGCTGGTTGACGAAAATTATCAACTGAAGGGGCTGATTACGATCAAAGACATCGACAAGACGATGCAGTTCCCGCTGGCCTCCAAAGATTCACGGGGGCGGCTGCGAGTTGGAGCTGCGGTGGGTGTCCGAGATTATGATCGTGCCGCTTTACTGATTGAAAAAGGGGTGGATCTTCTGGTTGTTGACAGTGCCCATGGCCATTCCGGCAATGTGGTCCAGACCGTGAGAGAAATCAAAAAACGATGGGACATCGATGTGGTTGCCGGTAATGTGGCGACTGAACAGGGTGCCCGAGACCTGGCGGATGCGGGAGCGGACGCGGTTAAGGTCGGCATCGGTCCTGGCTCAATCTGTACAACGCGAATTATCTCAGGCGTCGGTGTGCCGCAGTTAACTGCGATTTCCAATGCTGCCAAGGCACTGGAAGGAACAGGTATTCCGGTCATCGCCGATGGGGGAATTCGTTACAGTGGTGACATTGCCAAAGCTCTGGCAGCCGGCGCTCATACGGTGATGTTAGGAGGTTTGCTCGCCGGTCTGGACGAAAGTCCGGGTGAATTGATTCTTTACCAGGGACGCAGTTTCAAGCGTTACCGTGGGATGGGATCGATGGGAGCAATGGTCAAAGGCAGTAGCGAACGCTACCGTCAAAGTTCAGTTACACAAGACGGAAAGGATTCCGCCAAGAAACTGGTACCAGAGGGAGTAGAGGGACGCGTACCTTACAAAGGTCCGCTGCAGAATCTGCTCTATCAACTTGTAGGTGGACTACGGGCTGGTATGGGTTATTTAGGAGTCCATTCTGTCGCGGAAATGCGAACCGAAGCCAAATTCATTCAGGTTTCAGCCGCAACGGTCAGGGAGAACCATCCGCATGATATTGCAGTCACTCAGGAAGCACCGAATTACACAGCCGAACATTCACCCATGGAATAG
- a CDS encoding HRDC domain-containing protein, with translation MSSPLIVQQSELVALCDQIQDAGIVAFDTEFVSEFTYRPELSLLQFAFEGRTVAVDPYEVDDLTPWWDIMTDDSTTVVEHGGREEVRFCRHFSGKKPQKLIDLQIAEGLRSRSFPISYTALVARVLGEKAGSKETRTDWRRRPLTDQQIKYALDDVKYVLRIWKIQEKELTDLGRLEWAQAEFQRMIDEVDSEFHRENWRRVSGLHKLKPRELAIVRELFDWRDEVGQDKNQPVRRILRDDLLIELAKRKPKTPQDLTATRDLNRKNMFKLAPQVVQRIEKALQLPNDQLPQLQENPNTQQNQDEQVIGKLLGIALANRCAEMNVSQTLVGTTSDLRHLVRYHVYGEQSDDRPRLMTGWRAEVCGDLLTDVLDGKISMRVADPESDHPLHFERLS, from the coding sequence ATGTCGAGCCCTCTCATTGTGCAGCAGTCGGAATTGGTCGCACTCTGTGATCAGATTCAGGATGCGGGCATCGTTGCATTCGATACGGAATTCGTTTCCGAATTCACTTATCGCCCCGAACTTTCCCTCCTGCAGTTTGCCTTCGAAGGGCGCACGGTCGCCGTCGATCCCTACGAAGTCGATGACCTGACTCCCTGGTGGGACATCATGACCGACGATTCCACCACAGTGGTCGAGCACGGCGGACGCGAAGAAGTTCGCTTCTGTCGCCACTTCTCCGGCAAGAAGCCACAGAAACTGATCGATCTGCAAATCGCCGAAGGGCTCCGCTCGCGGAGCTTTCCCATCTCCTATACCGCACTGGTCGCCCGCGTGCTGGGAGAGAAAGCGGGCAGTAAAGAGACCCGCACGGACTGGCGCCGCAGACCACTTACCGACCAGCAGATCAAATACGCACTTGACGACGTCAAATACGTCCTTCGTATCTGGAAGATCCAGGAAAAAGAATTAACGGACCTGGGCCGTCTGGAGTGGGCCCAGGCGGAATTTCAACGGATGATCGATGAAGTCGATTCCGAATTTCACCGCGAAAACTGGCGCCGCGTTTCCGGGTTGCACAAACTGAAGCCGCGCGAACTGGCCATCGTCCGCGAACTCTTTGACTGGCGCGATGAAGTTGGCCAGGACAAGAATCAGCCGGTCCGTCGGATTCTCCGCGACGACCTGTTAATCGAACTGGCCAAACGCAAACCCAAGACGCCACAGGACCTGACCGCCACCCGCGATCTCAATCGCAAGAACATGTTCAAGCTCGCTCCCCAGGTCGTCCAACGCATTGAGAAAGCCCTGCAGCTTCCCAATGACCAGCTTCCGCAGTTGCAGGAGAATCCCAACACGCAGCAGAATCAGGATGAGCAGGTAATCGGTAAACTGCTGGGCATCGCCCTGGCGAACCGTTGTGCCGAGATGAATGTTTCTCAGACGCTGGTGGGAACGACATCCGATTTAAGGCACCTGGTCCGCTATCATGTGTATGGAGAACAGAGCGACGACAGGCCCCGCCTGATGACAGGCTGGCGGGCGGAAGTCTGCGGCGATCTGCTTACCGATGTTTTGGACGGCAAGATCTCCATGCGTGTCGCCGATCCGGAATCGGATCATCCGCTGCATTTCGAAAGACTCAGCTAG
- the pssA gene encoding CDP-diacylglycerol--serine O-phosphatidyltransferase, with protein sequence MKKRKLIAVLPTLLTLGNAACGFGAITYAAKVGPEYMGHVTSGGLTRMLGTAPGVYNSFENQHLFIAAVLIFVAMLFDALDGSAARWTNQTTEFGAQLDSLCDAISFGVAPAFLMLQMIQFRTQIYHPRLLWVIALLFAVCTILRLARFNVETDEDDSHEGFSGLPSPAAAGVVASFPIAMRGLYKLAETKNGSMQSLADWLITGIGWALPLITLAVAALMVSRVHYPHVFNQLFTGQRSRRHVIQLVFSLALIFLVQELAVPVLFCYFAFSSPIRAFWEEVISGRLYKSREI encoded by the coding sequence ATGAAGAAGCGTAAACTGATTGCCGTTCTACCGACGTTGTTGACGCTGGGTAATGCCGCCTGTGGTTTTGGCGCGATTACCTATGCAGCCAAGGTCGGACCGGAATATATGGGGCACGTGACCAGTGGTGGTCTGACCCGCATGCTGGGAACTGCACCAGGGGTCTATAACTCTTTTGAAAATCAACACCTGTTTATCGCTGCGGTGCTGATCTTTGTAGCGATGCTGTTCGACGCCCTGGATGGCAGTGCCGCCCGCTGGACGAATCAGACCACGGAATTCGGTGCGCAGCTCGACAGCCTGTGCGATGCGATCAGCTTCGGAGTGGCCCCGGCGTTTCTGATGCTGCAGATGATTCAGTTTCGTACCCAGATCTATCATCCGCGTCTGTTATGGGTGATCGCGCTGCTGTTTGCGGTCTGTACCATTTTAAGGCTGGCACGCTTTAATGTGGAAACAGATGAAGATGATTCGCACGAAGGGTTCAGTGGTCTCCCTTCTCCTGCCGCTGCAGGCGTGGTGGCGTCCTTTCCGATCGCGATGCGCGGCCTTTACAAGCTGGCAGAGACGAAAAATGGATCGATGCAGTCCCTGGCAGATTGGTTAATTACCGGCATCGGCTGGGCCTTGCCGCTGATCACACTGGCGGTCGCTGCACTGATGGTCTCGCGCGTGCATTATCCGCATGTGTTTAACCAGTTGTTCACTGGTCAGCGGAGCCGCCGGCATGTGATTCAGCTCGTATTTTCTCTGGCCCTGATCTTTCTGGTGCAGGAGCTGGCGGTCCCGGTCCTGTTCTGTTATTTCGCGTTTTCGTCCCCAATTCGTGCTTTTTGGGAAGAAGTTATCTCTGGACGACTATACAAATCCAGAGAAATTTGA
- the eno gene encoding phosphopyruvate hydratase translates to MSIAISSVHAREILDSRGNPTVEVDIELENGVVGRAAVPSGASTGMHEACELRDADKKDRFLGKGVQQAVQNVNTEIADVLVDLNVCDQLLIDRVMLDLDGTENKSRLGANAILACSLAAAHAAAASSDLPLFRYLGGVGANRLPAPMMNIINGGEHASNGIDLQEFMVMPLGFDNFSDSLRCGTEIFHSLKKVLSSKGLSTAVGDEGGFAPDLPNSEDAIDVILTAIEKAGYKAGDQVKIALDAASTEFYNTETGIYTVEGREFDSAGMVDFLASWVEKYPICSIEDGLAEDDWEGWKALTERIGDKVQLVGDDLFVTNPKRLQRGIDEGVANSILVKVNQIGTLSETIEAVQLAGRNGYTAVMSHRSGETEDTTIADLAVALCTGQIKTGSASRTDRICKYNQLLRIEEILGEEATFGGTIS, encoded by the coding sequence ATGAGTATTGCCATTAGTTCCGTTCATGCCCGTGAAATTCTTGACAGTCGCGGGAATCCCACTGTGGAAGTGGATATCGAGCTGGAAAATGGAGTTGTAGGCCGAGCCGCTGTTCCCAGCGGTGCCAGTACAGGGATGCACGAAGCCTGTGAACTGCGCGACGCCGATAAAAAAGACCGCTTCCTGGGCAAAGGGGTCCAGCAGGCCGTTCAGAATGTGAACACCGAAATTGCCGACGTACTGGTTGACCTGAATGTCTGCGATCAGCTGCTGATCGACCGTGTCATGCTCGACCTGGATGGCACTGAAAATAAATCACGCCTGGGTGCGAACGCCATTCTGGCCTGTTCGCTGGCCGCTGCACACGCAGCAGCTGCTTCTTCCGACCTGCCCCTGTTCCGTTACCTGGGTGGTGTTGGCGCCAACCGCCTCCCCGCCCCGATGATGAACATCATCAACGGTGGTGAGCACGCCAGCAACGGTATCGACCTGCAGGAGTTCATGGTCATGCCCCTGGGCTTTGACAACTTCAGTGACTCTCTGCGTTGCGGAACCGAAATCTTCCACTCGCTGAAGAAAGTGCTCTCTTCCAAAGGTCTGAGCACCGCTGTCGGCGACGAAGGGGGCTTCGCTCCCGATCTGCCCAACAGTGAAGACGCGATCGACGTCATTCTGACCGCGATCGAAAAAGCAGGTTACAAAGCCGGCGATCAGGTTAAAATCGCCCTCGACGCCGCTTCTACCGAATTCTACAACACAGAAACCGGTATCTACACCGTCGAAGGTCGCGAATTCGATTCCGCAGGCATGGTCGACTTCCTCGCCTCCTGGGTTGAAAAGTACCCGATCTGCTCCATCGAAGATGGCCTGGCAGAAGACGACTGGGAAGGCTGGAAAGCACTCACCGAACGGATCGGCGACAAAGTCCAGCTGGTCGGCGACGACCTGTTCGTGACCAACCCCAAACGTCTGCAGCGGGGGATCGACGAAGGGGTTGCCAACAGCATCCTGGTGAAAGTCAACCAGATCGGCACCCTGTCCGAAACCATCGAAGCAGTTCAACTGGCAGGACGCAACGGTTACACCGCCGTCATGAGCCACCGTTCCGGCGAAACCGAAGACACCACCATCGCCGACCTCGCGGTTGCTCTCTGCACTGGTCAGATCAAAACCGGTTCCGCCAGCCGGACCGACCGCATCTGCAAATACAACCAGCTGCTGAGAATCGAAGAGATTCTGGGAGAGGAAGCCACCTTCGGCGGTACCATCTCCTGA
- a CDS encoding phosphatidylserine decarboxylase, translating into MSSTSSDVNPPPTGQPYSRREVQPMDPQLTTIQPGGGIIINLEMLWGRWRRFWLKTFRPRYVKKMESTRKGDFNPCPHDVLDPRDLKYHENQGGYYWEEADDPFAYRSRLPFAREGLAELFVLSTLFFGGAALLSGVILSGVVTGVLSYIGWLLVLTLVLFGMEIVWFFRNPQRTIPAGEGVIVSPADGTFDTIEEIAHHEYIGGPAIEIGIFLSIFNVHINRMPVAGKIIKLAYRPGKCLNALRPESTRLNERLEVYLQMPEPTSRPMLVQQITGAIARRIVCRLKPGDELTKGAQFGMIKLGSRTVLVFPQEEGLEILAKPGDKLKAGSTILAKYAESPTEASNEEA; encoded by the coding sequence ATGAGTTCAACTTCATCAGACGTTAATCCACCTCCCACCGGACAACCTTATTCCCGACGGGAAGTCCAGCCCATGGATCCGCAACTGACGACCATTCAGCCGGGTGGGGGAATTATTATCAACCTGGAAATGCTCTGGGGCCGCTGGCGGCGATTCTGGTTGAAGACGTTTCGCCCCCGTTACGTGAAAAAAATGGAGAGCACACGGAAGGGGGACTTCAATCCCTGTCCGCATGATGTGCTCGATCCCCGCGACCTCAAATATCATGAGAACCAGGGAGGCTACTACTGGGAGGAAGCCGACGATCCCTTTGCGTATCGCAGCCGACTCCCCTTTGCCCGTGAAGGGCTGGCCGAACTGTTCGTTCTCTCAACCCTGTTTTTCGGCGGTGCCGCCCTGCTCTCCGGCGTGATTTTATCCGGCGTGGTGACCGGTGTGCTCAGCTACATCGGCTGGTTGCTGGTGCTTACGCTGGTGTTGTTCGGGATGGAGATTGTCTGGTTCTTCCGGAACCCCCAGCGGACAATCCCTGCGGGTGAGGGTGTGATTGTTTCTCCTGCGGACGGGACCTTCGATACGATTGAAGAGATTGCGCATCACGAATATATCGGCGGTCCGGCGATCGAGATTGGCATTTTCCTGTCGATTTTCAATGTCCATATCAACCGGATGCCGGTTGCCGGTAAGATTATCAAACTTGCGTATCGACCCGGGAAATGTCTGAACGCGCTGCGACCGGAGTCCACGCGGTTAAACGAGCGACTGGAAGTCTATCTGCAGATGCCCGAGCCGACCAGCCGACCGATGCTGGTACAGCAGATTACCGGTGCAATTGCGCGGCGGATTGTCTGTCGCTTGAAACCGGGCGATGAATTAACCAAGGGGGCGCAGTTTGGTATGATTAAGCTGGGTTCCCGGACCGTGCTTGTGTTCCCCCAGGAAGAAGGACTGGAAATCCTGGCGAAGCCGGGTGACAAGTTGAAAGCTGGTTCGACTATTCTGGCGAAATATGCAGAGTCCCCCACTGAGGCCTCCAATGAAGAAGCGTAA
- a CDS encoding riboflavin synthase, which produces MFTGLVEGQGTVQLLEKNGSSIDLTLKIPELILHEAQIGDSVAINGCCLTVVEIAANSLKFQAGAETLAKTNLGLLTVGDVVNLERPLAANGRLGGHFVQGHVDGVGSIKSIDRDGEWITMWFEVPEALALQMVPKGSVTVDGISLTIVGCEASSFSIALIPHTLEVTTLGQKQVGSIVNIETDILGKYVSKLVPLTLDGINERR; this is translated from the coding sequence ATGTTTACGGGACTGGTCGAGGGGCAGGGTACCGTTCAACTTCTCGAAAAGAACGGCTCCTCCATCGATTTGACGCTGAAGATTCCGGAACTCATTTTACATGAGGCCCAGATCGGTGATAGTGTGGCCATCAATGGCTGCTGCCTGACGGTGGTGGAGATCGCCGCGAACTCTCTGAAGTTCCAGGCGGGCGCGGAAACCCTGGCGAAGACCAACCTGGGGCTGTTAACCGTGGGCGATGTCGTGAATCTGGAACGCCCGCTGGCAGCAAACGGACGGCTGGGTGGTCACTTCGTTCAAGGGCATGTGGACGGCGTGGGGTCGATCAAATCGATCGACCGGGACGGCGAATGGATCACGATGTGGTTCGAAGTTCCGGAAGCACTGGCTTTGCAGATGGTCCCCAAGGGATCGGTCACCGTGGATGGCATCAGCCTGACCATAGTGGGCTGCGAAGCATCCTCCTTCAGTATCGCGCTGATTCCACACACACTGGAAGTGACGACGCTGGGTCAGAAGCAGGTGGGCAGTATTGTGAATATTGAAACCGATATTCTCGGGAAGTACGTGTCAAAGCTGGTTCCCTTAACACTTGATGGTATCAATGAAAGAAGATGA
- a CDS encoding glycosyltransferase family 4 protein: MKQIALLFEFGSLNGGEHSMLAMLQQLHGRSFEFTAFCLADSPLQHRLTSLDIPCHPVQFHDEQGLRLPREAVLEQLLPVLQAQHFDLLHANSLSMARLTGAFAEQLPVPCSGHLRDIIKLSRAAIRDLNRNRRLFAVSHATRDFHIKRGLNAETVNVCYNGVDTERFQPRPATGALKQELGLPADTRLCLTIGQIGLRKGQDVLAEAARLLSEQGDQQTHFVLVGERHSQKQESIDFDRALDTTFAQPGLAGRLHRLGYRDDIPFLMNEVDLLVHPAKQEPLGRVLLEAIASGLPLVATNVGGTCEIVDHERSALLVPPGKAKTLAAAIQRLLHDQSLSQSIAQHARQRAEECFTSERASRNMVACWQELCD; encoded by the coding sequence GCTGGCCATGCTTCAACAGTTGCATGGCCGGTCATTCGAATTCACCGCCTTCTGCCTCGCCGACAGTCCCCTGCAGCACCGCCTGACATCGCTCGACATCCCCTGCCATCCGGTTCAGTTTCACGACGAACAGGGTCTGAGACTGCCGCGGGAAGCGGTGCTGGAACAGTTACTCCCCGTCCTGCAGGCGCAGCACTTCGATCTGCTGCACGCCAACAGCCTGTCCATGGCGCGACTGACCGGCGCCTTCGCCGAACAGTTGCCGGTTCCCTGCTCGGGGCATTTGCGGGACATCATCAAACTAAGTCGCGCTGCCATCCGGGATCTCAACCGGAACCGCAGACTGTTCGCGGTCTCCCACGCCACCCGTGATTTCCATATCAAGCGGGGCCTGAATGCGGAGACTGTCAACGTCTGCTATAACGGCGTCGACACCGAACGGTTTCAACCCCGTCCTGCCACGGGCGCACTGAAACAGGAACTGGGGCTCCCGGCCGACACGCGTCTCTGCCTGACCATCGGTCAGATCGGCCTGCGCAAGGGACAGGACGTTCTGGCAGAGGCGGCCCGACTGCTGTCAGAGCAGGGGGATCAGCAGACCCATTTTGTCCTGGTCGGAGAACGGCATTCACAGAAACAGGAAAGCATCGATTTCGACCGTGCCCTGGATACTACATTTGCACAACCTGGTCTGGCAGGGCGTCTGCACCGACTGGGTTACCGTGATGACATCCCGTTTCTGATGAATGAAGTTGACCTGCTGGTTCATCCGGCCAAGCAGGAACCACTGGGACGCGTCCTGCTGGAAGCGATCGCCAGCGGTCTGCCTCTGGTTGCAACCAACGTGGGGGGGACTTGTGAAATAGTCGACCACGAACGCTCTGCACTGCTGGTACCTCCCGGCAAGGCAAAGACACTTGCCGCAGCGATCCAGCGTTTACTGCACGACCAGAGTCTGAGTCAAAGCATCGCACAGCACGCGCGACAGCGGGCAGAAGAATGCTTTACCAGCGAACGGGCCAGCCGCAACATGGTGGCCTGCTGGCAGGAACTCTGTGACTGA
- the rsmA gene encoding 16S rRNA (adenine(1518)-N(6)/adenine(1519)-N(6))-dimethyltransferase RsmA has translation MQLFERHGFNPRSDLGQNFLIDLNIIEYVVEQGHIKPTDIVLEVGTGTGGMTTFMAQKARHVISVEYDRNMYTLASEATQKYDNITLLNCDALKNKNRLNPIVLEEVDQQLKANPGSHLKLVANLPYNVATPIISNLVASDLPWNRMVVTIQYELGLKMSCKPATSNYGALSVWLQSQCFVKLLKKVGPTVFWPRPKVDSAIVQLTPNPPLKQKIGDRVFFQDFLRRVFQHRRKLMRSTLVGMYSKQLSKTEVDSLLEAHGYDREKTRAEELTVPEMIELGNAFQEQITRNANI, from the coding sequence ATGCAGCTCTTTGAGCGGCATGGCTTTAACCCGCGCTCTGATCTGGGCCAGAACTTTCTGATCGATCTGAATATCATCGAGTACGTCGTTGAACAGGGACACATTAAACCCACCGACATAGTGCTGGAAGTAGGAACCGGAACCGGGGGCATGACCACGTTCATGGCTCAGAAAGCCCGGCATGTGATCTCGGTCGAGTACGATCGTAACATGTACACCCTGGCCAGCGAGGCTACGCAGAAGTACGACAACATCACCCTGCTGAACTGCGACGCGCTCAAGAACAAAAACCGGCTCAACCCCATCGTGCTGGAAGAGGTTGACCAGCAGCTCAAAGCGAACCCGGGCAGTCACCTGAAGCTGGTGGCCAACCTGCCTTACAACGTGGCGACGCCCATTATTTCGAATCTGGTTGCCTCGGATCTGCCCTGGAACCGGATGGTGGTTACGATTCAGTACGAGCTGGGTTTAAAAATGTCGTGTAAGCCTGCGACTTCGAATTACGGGGCGCTGTCGGTCTGGTTGCAGTCGCAGTGCTTCGTCAAGCTGCTCAAAAAAGTGGGGCCCACCGTTTTCTGGCCTCGACCCAAGGTTGATTCGGCGATTGTCCAGCTGACGCCGAATCCGCCCCTGAAACAGAAGATCGGGGACCGGGTCTTCTTTCAGGATTTCCTGCGACGAGTCTTCCAGCATCGTCGGAAACTGATGCGGAGCACGTTGGTGGGAATGTACAGCAAGCAGTTGAGTAAAACGGAAGTAGACTCACTTCTGGAGGCACACGGTTACGATCGGGAGAAAACCCGGGCTGAGGAATTGACGGTGCCCGAGATGATCGAACTGGGGAACGCATTCCAGGAACAGATCACACGAAACGCAAACATTTGA
- a CDS encoding DUF4339 domain-containing protein: MAQDSWYYRQSEETTSGPISFEELFSMAHAGKLTPQMEVRVGEGGNWFPAADIGGLFDARESGETELSLDDFSIVDSSFGMEENTNLPSMEGFSIVEEEDKLSSELESQLPRFATLEAVRSKHQKVQWYCRVLNHELGPMSADDLMQMLFDGELAPNDEVKSSAEPEWVPARTVVFLSSSGSDLDVIDAEDMDADQIVPTSGETETEEAEAEVSESSRKKKSKKKQAKEEEKKAAEPPKPPILKLRSRQKWYCKLGGMGYGPIEAHKIKMWAEQQRVEPTDLLKLGRKGEWFEAWQIEALQLKKPEPKKEEAAAPAETESAEATSTEATPSAAVPPPASSPAASPAPMAATPPPARPAKPQIKVARSNPFEALGPMMDPKILGGVGGAIVLAAILYFVPLGDLFAPGGDAELAKFKEIHQQFLALQQKQASDAEWSSFKNKVSAEMDPLIKELESSAGSDRPQLQQMLWAGRDYLPGMLDNARTEPSPDQEKFEKHLKEAERIINE, encoded by the coding sequence ATGGCACAGGACAGCTGGTATTACAGGCAGTCAGAAGAAACAACATCTGGTCCCATCTCCTTCGAAGAGCTGTTTTCCATGGCTCATGCAGGAAAGCTGACGCCACAAATGGAGGTCAGAGTTGGTGAGGGTGGGAACTGGTTTCCCGCAGCAGACATTGGAGGGTTGTTTGACGCACGCGAGTCAGGGGAGACCGAACTCTCCCTGGACGATTTTTCGATCGTGGACTCTTCGTTTGGGATGGAGGAGAATACGAACCTGCCTTCCATGGAAGGTTTCTCAATCGTCGAAGAGGAAGATAAACTTTCTTCCGAGCTCGAATCTCAACTCCCCCGCTTTGCCACTTTGGAAGCGGTGCGGAGCAAGCATCAGAAAGTGCAGTGGTACTGCCGGGTGCTGAATCATGAACTTGGGCCGATGTCAGCCGACGATCTGATGCAGATGCTGTTTGATGGTGAGCTTGCACCGAACGATGAGGTGAAGTCATCTGCAGAACCGGAGTGGGTTCCTGCGCGAACGGTGGTCTTCTTGAGTTCATCGGGAAGTGACCTGGACGTCATTGATGCGGAAGATATGGATGCAGACCAGATCGTACCGACGTCCGGCGAAACGGAGACCGAAGAGGCAGAAGCGGAAGTTTCTGAATCATCCAGGAAAAAGAAAAGCAAGAAAAAGCAAGCAAAAGAAGAAGAGAAGAAAGCAGCAGAGCCACCCAAGCCACCGATCCTGAAGTTGCGGTCCCGTCAGAAATGGTACTGCAAACTGGGAGGCATGGGTTACGGTCCAATCGAAGCACACAAAATCAAAATGTGGGCGGAGCAGCAGCGTGTCGAACCCACCGATTTGCTCAAGCTGGGCAGAAAAGGGGAGTGGTTTGAAGCCTGGCAGATTGAAGCGTTACAGTTGAAAAAGCCCGAGCCGAAGAAAGAGGAAGCAGCAGCTCCCGCGGAAACGGAGAGCGCTGAGGCGACGTCCACAGAGGCAACTCCCTCTGCTGCTGTTCCACCGCCGGCCAGTAGTCCTGCTGCCTCTCCAGCTCCGATGGCAGCGACTCCTCCGCCGGCTCGACCCGCCAAGCCACAGATCAAAGTCGCCCGTTCCAATCCATTCGAGGCGCTGGGGCCCATGATGGACCCCAAAATTCTGGGAGGTGTAGGCGGAGCGATCGTCTTGGCTGCAATTCTGTACTTCGTCCCACTGGGAGACCTGTTTGCCCCCGGCGGAGATGCTGAACTGGCCAAGTTTAAAGAGATCCACCAGCAATTCCTGGCACTGCAGCAGAAGCAGGCCAGCGATGCCGAGTGGTCCAGTTTCAAGAACAAAGTCAGTGCAGAAATGGATCCCCTGATCAAAGAGCTCGAATCGAGTGCCGGTTCTGATCGCCCTCAGCTCCAGCAGATGCTCTGGGCGGGCCGCGATTATCTGCCTGGGATGCTGGACAATGCACGCACCGAACCAAGTCCCGACCAGGAAAAATTTGAGAAGCATCTCAAAGAGGCAGAACGCATTATTAATGAATGA